Below is a genomic region from Syngnathus typhle isolate RoL2023-S1 ecotype Sweden linkage group LG3, RoL_Styp_1.0, whole genome shotgun sequence.
GGACTTTGAGCACCGCTACGCCGGCATCTTCCACTTCCAGGTAGGGCGCCGACTCATTAGCAGATTCTGTGCATCTGCTTGATATTTTTGGACTGGGCCCGTTTGCAGTTCTGGCAGCACAACAAGTGGCTGGACGTGGTGGTGGACGACCGTCTGCCGTCGGTACGCGACCAGCTCATCCTGCTCCACTCGGCCTCCAACGATGAGTTCTGGAGCGCCTTGCTGGAGAAAGCCTACGCCAAGTAAGCGCCGCGCTCGTTgctgggaggaaggaaggagcgGCAATTTGCCTACACGTGTTTTTGTCCGCAGGCTGCACGGCAGCTATGAGTCGCTGAAGGGCGGCAGCACCATGGAGGCCATGGAAGACTTCACAGGCGGCGTTGGCGAGATGCACGATACCAAAAAAGCCAACGCGGATCTTTTCAACATCATGAAGAAAGGCCTGGACCGAGGATCCATGATGGGATGCTCCATCGACGTAAGAAAACCGGCTCGTGATGTCACGTAgtaggccacgccccttaaaggCACACATCAACAAATAAGTGTGAGACATTTTATATTATAGAGCCATTTTATTTTTCGACAATCTCACGTTTTCAGTTCTCAGAAGTGCAGCAAATGAACTAATTGATtataaaaatgaacacaaaattaTTCTTATCATCAATCAgtttaaatcataaaaattcaACTTAAGCATTtcccaaaccaaaaaaaaataatgaaaattaaaaatgttctcGAAAAGTATAATTCAAACTaattgaatgtaaaaaaaataagcaaaaatTAAAGTTGTTGGTTTCAGATCACCAGCTCGGCCGAGTCGGAGGCCAAGACCAGCAGCGGCCTGGTCAAAGGTCACGCCTACTCCGTCACCGGCCTGCAGGAGATCACCTGCCGAGGTCAAAGGGTCAAACTGGTCCGCGTGAGGAACCCCTGGGGTCAGGTGGAGTGGAACGGACCCTGGAGCGACGGGTAGGGCAACAAGATTGCGCAATTCGCCTTGAccttggctggcgaccagtccaatcTGGTCTCCAAGGCTTCGCTCACACTGCAGCTcaattctgatttttttttgctcaactcAGTTCCCGAGAGTGGGACTATGTGGACCAAGGGGAGAAAAATCGAATTCTGCAGCACTCCTCCGAAGACGGCGAATTCTGGTGAGTCTTTTGCACTCCTTGTGAAATGTAAAATAGAGAAATTTTCTACTCAAacaaagaatttttcaaaagttTCAAAATGTTGGTTTGTGCTTCAAGAAGCTCTTTTCCATTTTGTGCCGTCAGGATGACGTTTGAGGACTTCAAGGCCAACTTTGACAAGGTGGAGATCTGCAACATGACCCCGGACGCGCTGACGGACAACACCAAGCGCCACTGGGAGGCGCAATTGTTCGAGGGCCAGTGGATCCGCGGCTCCACCGCCGGCGGCTGTCGAAACTTCATCGGTGAGGAACGAAGAAGCGCAAAATTATTTACCTGCTTGAAAGTTTGGACTTGCTTCCGTGTGATTTGTGGCCTGAGCGTTGTTGCGTCGTCGTTGGGCAGACACCTTCTGGACCAACCCGCAATTCAAGCTGGAGCTGGCGGACgccgacgatgacgacgacatGTGCAGCGTGGTCATCGCGCTGATGCAGAAGAATCGACGGGAGCTGAGGAAAGAGGGCATGGACCTCCAGACCATCGGATTCTCCGTCTACGAGGTCTGACTGAGCTCGGCCCGAGTCGTCGTTCAGTTTGCTCACTTACTCGGGTGgcctaaaaagtctacacacccctggcctttgaataggggtgtgtagactttttagacAGTTTCATTAAGAGGTTCTGTACCCACGATTTcgttcaattttttgtttttggtccaTGATATAATTCAGTTTTGTTCTGGCCTCTAATTATTTTGAGTGTCAATTCCCTGCTGGCCACTAGATGGTAGCATTCGCACTTTCGATCACGTGTTCTAATGTTTGAGTTTTTCTAAGAGATGGAATATTGACGTTCAGGCTCCCAACAACGCCGATCAGCAGGGCAAAGACTTCTTCCGCACGCACGCGTCCAAAGCTCGCAGCAATACCTACATCAACCTGCGGGAGGTGTCGGGGCGCTTCACGCTGCCACCGGGCCGCTACTTGCTGGTGCCCAGCACCTTCCAGCCGCACCATGAGGCGGACTTCCTGGTGCGCATCTTCTCCGAGAAGAAGGTGGCTGCCCTGTGAGTACCGCCCAAAAAGACTCCCACAAAAATAAAGTTAAGATCATAATTTAATTTTGATATTATTTAATGAATCTTTTACTTTATTGGTCATCAGGGAGATGGGCAGCAACATAGATGCGGACCTGCCTGAGGTAAGCACATTATCCACATGTCAATCACCGGCTAGGTCCCGCCCCCTCACAGTTGATTGATTTCTCCTCCAACCCCGACCAAACCCGCAGCCTCCACCGCCCAGCGCTCCCGAGGAAGAGACGGATGAGGAGAAAGGACTCAGGAGGCTCTTCGAGCAGCTGGCTGGATCGGTGAGTCCGCTCTAACCCGTTTTTTCGTGGgggacattattttattttattccaggATCGAGCCATCTCCGTCAGGGAACTTCAGCACCTGCTCAACGGTGTCCTCAGCAGCCGTACGTCAACACTTTAATTTCGTGCTTAGAGTCGCTTATCTTGGACTAGCTCCAGCCGGGCCACGAACCGAATGAGGACAATCGTGCCAGAATTGTCTTTCTGTCCACAGGCAAGGAGATCCAGTTTGAAGGCCTGAGCCTCCACACGTGCCACAGCATCATGAATCTGATGGACGTATCCTTCCTTCATCACTCCAGCGAGCAAGAAGGTAGTGCTCTGTTGTTTCTTTAACTCAGACTGGCAGGTGGACAACACCGGGAAGATGGAGTTCCAGGAATTTAAGGTCTTCTGGGAGAAGATGAAGAAGTGGATCGTACGTGAGCCACACGGCAGTCGCTGGCAGTCGGGCCAGGTGCATCATGGGAGATGTTGACCTTGTCTCGCTTCATCGTCTTCTGCTGCTTCTCTTCCTCGTTCTTCCTGGTCTCCTTGTTCTGGTTCTCTTCTTTTGagtctccttcttcttctgcaACTTTTTCTGGACCTCATGGATCTTTttgttcttcctcttttgcttcTTCTTCTGGTTCTCCTTCTGCTTCTTCTTGTGTTGGTTGCAGATgctcttcctctcctttgacacaGACCGCTCGGGCAAGATGTCCTCCTACGAGCTCCGCAGTGCCCTCAAAGCTGCAGGTGAGACTCGGTCACTGCAACCTGCAGTGCTATACTTGAACCACCAGGGGGCCCTCATTGCATCTCCCTGAAATGAATCAAAATCGCAGGCATGCAGCTGAACAATCAGATGCTGCAACTCCTTGGCCTGAGGTTTGCCGACGAGAAGTACGACATCGACTTTGATGACTATCTCACCTGCATCGTCCGACTGGAGAACATGTTCCGTAAGTCCCGCTGTGACAAACATGCTCAGAACAGCACAGACGATTAATCcgggtggttgttgttgttttccaggAGTTTTCCAGGCTATGGATGAGCACAACAAGGGCCGGATTCGAATGAACATGTTGCAGGTAAGCTAACATTCATGCTAAACTTCTTTAGTATTGCTGATTTTCACTCATCACGGGTGGATGTGGAATATATCAAATGTTCTATTTGATTGGCTCCTCCCttttatccattcattcatgcatgtgTACGGGGTTTTGTATTCCATTTAACTTGGTCTTTGCTCCTCTGTCAGTTTCTGATGTTGTCCATGAACGTGTGAGAAGACGCCGCGAGCAAAACGGAAGCCTACAGAAGAACAAAAGTTGTCCCGTTCTCATAATATGCATACATATACATAGATGCATGTTCTATCATTGTGCTGTAAAACTTTCTAGTCTGGACAGGAATGGAGCAAAGAATGTGACGTATCGGTTTGAGGGCTTAAACTTGTGTTTGATTAGAactttttgattttctttttgtcaccACTACGAACCAATAAATTGTGAATAAAGCCGTGAAATATTTGttgggacttttttttgtttactcttTAGACAGTCTTAAATGCAACACTTCAGTTGTTTTAAATCAATGATGCTAAAAATGTTGGTACCTGTGCACAGAAACAGATAGTGTGTATTTGATCAAATAAAAGATAGtaatggggaaaaaatgtttaaaaaatattccGCCTCTTCAAATTTATTGATTATCAATAACTTCCGGTCTTGACAGATCCCaaattctgttttgttttggtgcgGACAGGTACTGTACGTACAGTAGTAAAAATAAGGCCATACCAATCCTGACACTGGAGAAAGACAAATCAACTACTTGAGCGCACTTAGAGGAATTATTCGACATGTCCCTCCAAATTTTTAGCACGAATTATTCTTTCAAATGCATcgttagaggaaaaaaaacaacgcctTGGCATTATTAGAGTTTATCGTGAAGTTTAGTAGTTCACAAACGACCCCTTCCTTCTACGAGCAATG
It encodes:
- the capn9 gene encoding calpain-9, whose product is MPLQSTLSGGRAGRGAIDTQMDGRSFEQLRQECLQKRVLFEDPDFPAQDSSLFFSQAVPVRMEWKRPPELCANPKFIVGDAHRTDICQGQLGDCWLLAAIASLTLKKDALARVVPHDQDFEHRYAGIFHFQFWQHNKWLDVVVDDRLPSVRDQLILLHSASNDEFWSALLEKAYAKLHGSYESLKGGSTMEAMEDFTGGVGEMHDTKKANADLFNIMKKGLDRGSMMGCSIDITSSAESEAKTSSGLVKGHAYSVTGLQEITCRGQRVKLVRVRNPWGQVEWNGPWSDGSREWDYVDQGEKNRILQHSSEDGEFWMTFEDFKANFDKVEICNMTPDALTDNTKRHWEAQLFEGQWIRGSTAGGCRNFIDTFWTNPQFKLELADADDDDDMCSVVIALMQKNRRELRKEGMDLQTIGFSVYEAPNNADQQGKDFFRTHASKARSNTYINLREVSGRFTLPPGRYLLVPSTFQPHHEADFLVRIFSEKKVAALEMGSNIDADLPEPPPPSAPEEETDEEKGLRRLFEQLAGSDRAISVRELQHLLNGVLSSRKEIQFEGLSLHTCHSIMNLMDVDNTGKMEFQEFKVFWEKMKKWIMLFLSFDTDRSGKMSSYELRSALKAAGMQLNNQMLQLLGLRFADEKYDIDFDDYLTCIVRLENMFRVFQAMDEHNKGRIRMNMLQFLMLSMNV